One genomic window of Terriglobales bacterium includes the following:
- a CDS encoding TolC family protein translates to MRRSWLVLALAVLAAAAAPGSAWAQQSYNYAKGSPQLPFVLRPYIPHHVPEPVFTNSPRIDQLMKDGKIYLSLDDAIAMALENNLDLAIARITLPIADTDILRAKGGGTIRGVPSGVVQNTPGGGVGGFGSGAPGTGPGGTTLATGGAGAGAGGLATTTLGVGSAIDSYDPILSSNLALEYATFPTANIVTTGIPNVQQNTATANFSYFQGFGTGTAMSVSFQNLRASTNSLFQILSPDVSSGFRLTLRQHLLSGFGFGPNQRFIRIAKNNREVSDVAFRLQVITTVTQIENIYTDLVTAYEDLKVKERSLALAEKTLADNRKQVEIGTLAPIEIVRAESEVASRNQDLIVSQTALQLQQLLMLNAITKTTSDPVLGAAPVIPTDTVEVPAQEPTVPLQDLIKEALDHRPELRENIINLKNQEINKKSAANALLPTVDLLGWYGTSALGGALNPLTPCGGLGEPPCDLHRTGFPEAFANTLRANNPDYGIGLNVTIPIRNRPAQADQVRSELEYRQAQIRLQQQQNQIGIEVRNAQVGVVQNRARVEAARKGRELAQQTLEAEQKKFQLGASTPILVLQAQRDLAQAESNVVTAMSSYAKSKVELDRATGLTLAHLGIDMGDAESGVVTKMPNVPGVVKAGADAQEGTPPKP, encoded by the coding sequence ATGCGACGTTCGTGGTTGGTCCTCGCTCTCGCTGTGCTGGCGGCGGCTGCGGCCCCGGGTTCGGCCTGGGCGCAGCAGTCCTATAACTATGCCAAGGGAAGCCCGCAGCTTCCCTTCGTGCTGCGCCCCTACATCCCGCATCACGTGCCCGAGCCGGTGTTCACCAACAGCCCCCGCATCGACCAGCTCATGAAGGACGGGAAGATCTACCTCTCGCTGGACGATGCCATCGCCATGGCCCTGGAGAACAACCTGGACCTGGCCATCGCGCGCATCACCCTGCCCATCGCCGACACCGACATCCTGCGCGCCAAGGGCGGCGGGACCATCCGCGGCGTGCCCTCGGGCGTGGTGCAGAACACCCCTGGCGGCGGGGTGGGCGGCTTCGGCTCGGGCGCGCCCGGCACCGGCCCTGGAGGCACCACCCTGGCCACGGGCGGGGCGGGCGCGGGCGCCGGCGGCCTGGCCACCACCACCCTGGGCGTGGGCTCCGCCATCGATTCCTACGACCCCATCTTGAGCTCGAACCTGGCGCTGGAGTACGCGACCTTCCCCACCGCCAACATCGTCACCACCGGCATCCCCAACGTGCAGCAGAACACCGCCACCGCCAACTTCAGCTACTTCCAGGGCTTTGGCACCGGCACGGCCATGAGCGTGAGCTTCCAGAACCTGCGGGCCTCCACCAACAGCCTGTTCCAGATCCTCTCCCCGGACGTGTCTTCGGGTTTCCGTTTGACCCTGCGGCAGCACCTGCTCTCGGGCTTCGGCTTCGGCCCCAACCAGCGCTTCATCCGCATCGCCAAGAACAACCGCGAGGTCTCCGACGTGGCCTTCCGCCTGCAGGTGATCACCACCGTCACCCAGATCGAGAACATCTACACCGACCTGGTGACCGCCTACGAGGACCTGAAGGTGAAGGAGCGCTCGCTGGCGCTGGCCGAGAAGACGCTCGCCGATAACCGGAAGCAGGTGGAGATCGGGACGCTGGCCCCCATCGAGATCGTGCGCGCGGAGAGCGAGGTGGCCTCGCGCAACCAGGACCTGATCGTCTCCCAGACCGCGCTGCAGTTGCAGCAGTTGCTGATGCTGAACGCCATCACCAAGACCACCAGCGACCCGGTCCTGGGCGCCGCCCCCGTGATCCCCACCGACACCGTGGAGGTGCCCGCGCAGGAGCCTACGGTACCGCTGCAGGACCTGATCAAGGAGGCGCTCGACCATCGTCCCGAGCTGCGCGAGAACATCATCAACCTGAAGAACCAGGAGATCAACAAGAAGTCGGCGGCCAACGCTTTGCTGCCTACCGTGGACCTGCTGGGGTGGTATGGAACCAGCGCCCTGGGCGGCGCCCTCAACCCCCTGACCCCCTGCGGCGGCCTGGGCGAGCCTCCCTGCGACCTGCACCGCACCGGCTTCCCCGAGGCCTTCGCCAACACGCTGCGGGCCAACAATCCCGACTATGGCATCGGGCTGAACGTGACCATCCCCATCCGCAACCGCCCCGCGCAGGCCGACCAGGTCCGTTCGGAGCTGGAGTATCGCCAGGCACAGATCCGGCTGCAGCAGCAGCAGAACCAGATCGGCATCGAGGTGCGCAACGCCCAGGTGGGTGTGGTGCAGAACCGGGCGCGCGTGGAGGCGGCCCGCAAGGGCCGCGAGTTGGCCCAGCAGACCCTGGAAGCCGAGCAGAAGAAGTTCCAGTTGGGAGCCTCCACCCCCATCCTGGTGCTGCAGGCGCAGCGCGACCTGGCCCAGGCGGAATCCAACGTGGTGACCGCCATGTCCTCCTACGCCAAGTCCAAGGTGGAGCTGGATCGCGCCACCGGCCTGACCCTGGCCCATCTGGGCATCGACATGGGCGACGCCGAGAGCGGCGTGGTCACCAAGATGCCCAACGTGCCGGGCGTGGTGAAGGCCGGCGCGGATGCCCAGGAGGGCACCCCGCCCAAGCCCTGA
- a CDS encoding glycosyltransferase family 2 protein, giving the protein MPLSIAIITLNEEAKLGRTLESLRGLADEVLVVDSGSADRTLEIARAHGAKVFCEPWKGYAAQKNSAIAKATGDWVLSLDADEAVEPGLAEEIRAVIARPGDDGIHGYFIPRKNFFFGRWIKHGGYYPDPKLRLFRRGTARFKERVVHESMEADGRTGRLRHALLHDAYPTLKGYVGACNTYSSLSAEIAYGKGHRRFRLWNIVVRPWATFVYNYFVRLGFLDGKEGLLVHLYHACYVSWTYAKAWELGRKKAP; this is encoded by the coding sequence ATGCCGCTTTCCATCGCCATCATCACCCTCAACGAGGAAGCCAAGCTGGGCAGGACGCTGGAGAGCCTGCGCGGCCTGGCCGACGAAGTCCTCGTGGTGGACTCGGGCTCGGCCGACCGCACCCTGGAGATCGCCCGCGCCCACGGCGCCAAGGTCTTCTGCGAGCCCTGGAAGGGTTACGCCGCCCAGAAGAACTCCGCCATCGCCAAGGCCACCGGCGACTGGGTGCTCTCGCTCGATGCCGACGAGGCCGTGGAGCCCGGGCTGGCGGAGGAGATCCGCGCCGTGATCGCCCGGCCAGGGGATGACGGCATCCACGGCTACTTCATCCCCCGCAAGAACTTCTTCTTTGGGCGCTGGATCAAGCACGGCGGCTACTATCCCGACCCCAAGCTGCGGCTCTTCCGCCGGGGCACCGCGCGTTTTAAGGAGCGGGTCGTGCACGAGAGCATGGAGGCCGACGGCCGCACCGGCCGCCTCCGCCACGCCCTGCTGCACGACGCCTATCCCACCCTGAAGGGCTATGTGGGGGCGTGCAATACGTACTCCTCCCTCAGCGCCGAGATCGCCTACGGCAAGGGCCACCGCCGCTTCCGCCTGTGGAACATCGTGGTTCGCCCCTGGGCCACCTTCGTCTACAACTACTTCGTCCGGCTGGGATTTCTGGATGGCAAGGAAGGACTGCTGGTGCACCTCTACCACGCCTGCTACGTATCCTGGACCTACGCCAAGGCATGGGAGCTGGGGCGGAAGAAAGCCCCCTAG
- a CDS encoding methylmalonyl-CoA mutase family protein translates to MAEKKRNGKKPGVAESPIQDVFEGRQPADSEKRWAEESLAPALEKAPERPIGESTGVNLDEHGTARFTTISGVPVRRLYTPADLPQDWSYEKYLNYPGQPPYTRGIHATGYRGRLWTMRQFSGFASPEETNRRYKYLLAAGGGGLSVAFDLPTLMGYDSDHAASEGEVGKCGVAIDSLEDMEILFAGIDLEKTTVSMTINSPASVLWAMYLAVAEKQGADWKKVSGTIQNDILKEYIAQKEYIYPPAPSMRLVVDTFEFGSRFTPRFNTISISGYHIREAGSTALQELAFTVYDGVEYVEWARRRGLDVDEFGPRLSFFFNAHNDFFEEIAKYRAARKIWYRLMKDRFGTQKERTRLLRFHTQTAGVSLTAQQPMNNIARVAIQALAAVLGGTQSLHCDGYDEALALPTEEAARIALRTQQIIAYESGVAQTVDPLGGSYFLERLTLDMEKGAFDYFEKLDAMGGMVQAIERGYPQKEIAEASYQYQRAVEAREKIIVGVNDFSIEEQPPETLYIDEKVAQHQSEKLKALRQRRSNDEVRRRLDALKQAAAQEPEKPAQSGISPVNTMPFLVDAVRAYATVGEICEALREVYGTYTETSIT, encoded by the coding sequence ATGGCCGAGAAGAAGAGGAACGGCAAGAAGCCCGGAGTAGCCGAGAGCCCCATCCAGGACGTCTTCGAGGGACGGCAGCCCGCCGACTCCGAAAAGCGCTGGGCGGAAGAGAGCCTGGCGCCGGCGCTGGAAAAGGCGCCGGAGCGGCCCATCGGCGAGTCCACCGGCGTCAACCTGGACGAGCACGGCACCGCCCGCTTCACCACCATCTCGGGCGTGCCCGTGCGCCGCCTCTACACTCCCGCCGATCTGCCCCAGGACTGGTCCTACGAGAAGTACCTGAACTATCCCGGGCAGCCGCCCTACACGCGCGGCATCCACGCCACCGGCTATCGCGGCAGGCTCTGGACCATGCGCCAGTTCTCCGGCTTCGCCTCGCCGGAGGAGACCAACCGGCGCTACAAGTACCTGCTGGCCGCGGGCGGGGGCGGGCTCTCGGTGGCCTTCGACCTGCCTACCCTGATGGGCTACGACTCCGACCACGCCGCCAGCGAAGGCGAAGTGGGCAAGTGCGGCGTGGCCATCGATTCGCTGGAGGACATGGAGATCCTCTTCGCCGGCATCGACCTGGAGAAGACCACGGTCTCCATGACCATCAACTCGCCCGCCTCCGTGCTCTGGGCCATGTACCTGGCGGTGGCGGAGAAGCAGGGCGCCGACTGGAAGAAGGTCTCCGGCACTATCCAGAACGACATCTTGAAGGAATACATCGCGCAGAAGGAGTACATCTATCCGCCCGCGCCCTCCATGCGCCTGGTGGTCGACACCTTCGAGTTCGGCTCGCGCTTCACGCCGCGCTTCAACACCATCTCCATCAGCGGCTACCACATCCGCGAGGCGGGCTCGACCGCGCTGCAGGAATTGGCCTTCACCGTTTACGACGGCGTGGAGTACGTGGAGTGGGCGCGGCGCCGCGGCCTGGACGTGGACGAATTCGGACCCCGCCTCAGCTTCTTCTTCAACGCCCACAACGACTTCTTCGAGGAGATCGCCAAGTACCGCGCCGCGCGCAAGATCTGGTACCGGCTGATGAAGGACCGCTTCGGGACGCAGAAGGAGCGCACCCGCCTGCTGCGCTTCCACACCCAGACCGCCGGGGTCTCGCTCACCGCGCAGCAGCCCATGAACAACATCGCGCGCGTCGCCATCCAGGCGCTGGCTGCGGTGCTGGGCGGCACCCAGTCGCTGCATTGCGACGGCTACGACGAGGCCCTGGCCCTGCCCACCGAAGAGGCCGCGCGCATCGCGCTGCGCACCCAGCAGATCATCGCCTACGAGTCGGGCGTGGCCCAGACGGTGGACCCGCTGGGCGGCTCCTACTTCCTGGAGCGCCTCACTCTCGACATGGAGAAGGGCGCTTTCGATTACTTCGAGAAGCTGGACGCCATGGGCGGCATGGTGCAGGCCATCGAGCGCGGCTATCCCCAGAAGGAGATCGCCGAGGCCAGCTACCAGTATCAGCGCGCGGTGGAGGCGCGGGAGAAGATCATCGTCGGGGTCAACGACTTCAGCATCGAGGAGCAGCCGCCGGAGACCCTCTACATCGACGAGAAGGTGGCCCAGCACCAGAGCGAGAAGCTGAAGGCGCTGCGCCAGCGGCGCTCCAACGACGAAGTTCGCCGGCGCCTGGACGCGCTCAAGCAGGCCGCCGCCCAGGAGCCGGAAAAGCCCGCCCAGAGCGGGATTTCGCCGGTCAACACCATGCCCTTCCTGGTGGACGCGGTCCGCGCCTACGCCACCGTAGGCGAGATCTGCGAGGCTTTGCGCGAGGTGTACGGGACCTACACCGAGACCAGCATCACGTAG
- a CDS encoding DNA-3-methyladenine glycosylase — protein MQEAVDHLKSADPVLAELIERVGPPRIQYREPTFEILVRSIAFQQLNGKAASTIYNRLVEAAGGRITPDSILRLRPQKMRAAGLSRQKLSYIRDLARQTRAGQVDFARLPHLPDHEVIAHLTRVKGIGEWSAHMFLLFALRRPDVLPTGDFGVCNAIRRLYKKRTMPTPRQVERLARPWHPHCSLAAWYLWRSADGD, from the coding sequence ATGCAAGAAGCCGTCGACCATCTCAAGTCCGCCGATCCGGTCCTGGCCGAGCTGATCGAGCGTGTCGGGCCGCCCCGCATCCAGTACCGCGAGCCTACCTTTGAGATCCTGGTGCGCTCCATCGCCTTCCAGCAGTTGAACGGCAAGGCCGCCTCGACCATCTACAACCGCCTGGTGGAGGCCGCGGGCGGCCGCATCACCCCCGACTCCATCCTCCGGCTGCGGCCGCAGAAGATGCGCGCCGCCGGGCTCTCCCGCCAGAAGCTCTCCTACATCCGCGATCTGGCTCGCCAGACTCGCGCCGGCCAGGTGGACTTCGCCCGCCTGCCGCACCTGCCCGACCACGAGGTCATCGCTCACCTGACGCGCGTGAAGGGCATCGGGGAGTGGAGCGCGCACATGTTCCTGCTCTTCGCCCTGCGCCGCCCCGATGTGTTGCCCACCGGCGACTTCGGCGTCTGCAACGCCATCCGCAGGCTCTACAAGAAGCGCACCATGCCCACGCCCCGCCAGGTGGAGCGCCTCGCTCGGCCCTGGCATCCCCACTGCTCGCTGGCGGCCTGGTACCTGTGGCGCAGCGCCGACGGCGATTGA
- a CDS encoding cobalamin B12-binding domain-containing protein has protein sequence MADERKIRVLVAKPGLDGHDRGAKVIARALRDAGMEVIYTGLRQTPEMVVSAALQEDVDVIGLSILSGAHNAIVPRLMELLRQSKMDDVLVLVGGIIPDVDVPGLKQAGVAAVFQPGTPMDEIIEFIRKNVKPRGVPAT, from the coding sequence ATGGCTGACGAGAGAAAGATCCGTGTCCTGGTGGCCAAGCCCGGCCTGGATGGCCATGACCGCGGCGCCAAGGTCATCGCCCGGGCGCTGCGCGACGCCGGCATGGAGGTCATCTACACCGGCCTGCGCCAGACCCCGGAGATGGTGGTCAGCGCCGCCCTGCAGGAGGACGTGGACGTGATCGGCCTCTCCATCCTCAGCGGCGCCCACAACGCCATCGTCCCCCGCCTCATGGAGCTGCTGCGCCAGAGCAAGATGGACGACGTGCTGGTGCTGGTGGGCGGCATCATCCCCGACGTGGACGTTCCCGGCCTGAAGCAGGCGGGCGTGGCCGCGGTCTTCCAGCCCGGCACGCCCATGGACGAGATCATCGAGTTCATCCGCAAGAACGTGAAGCCGCGCGGCGTGCCCGCGACCTGA
- a CDS encoding enoyl-CoA hydratase-related protein: protein MKSYYVYIMASHRRVLYTGVTSKLETRAGQHQDDVFEGSFTARYRVHKLVYFETYSSIHRAIAREKTIKHFTRAEKIKLIESANPKWHDLSEQWKRRPQILPARFARRKDDISMGLGFVIEDRRGVRILRLHSADGTNRLTAAAVMSLTNAIRSLAAEPRPLILTGNHKFFSAGADLVEIAALTGAAAFAFARMGQELMSVVDRFPAPVIAAVCGYCMGGGLDLALACDYRIAHPHAVFGHRGAALGLITGWGGTQRLPRLVGKGRALEMLVAAEKVTASQAQRIGLVEQIADDPVAAAIARVAPLM from the coding sequence GTGAAGTCCTACTACGTCTACATCATGGCTAGTCACCGCCGTGTGCTCTACACAGGTGTGACCAGCAAGCTGGAGACACGTGCTGGGCAGCATCAGGACGATGTTTTCGAAGGCAGTTTCACAGCACGATACAGAGTTCACAAGTTGGTCTATTTCGAGACCTACTCCAGCATCCACCGGGCCATCGCCAGGGAGAAGACTATCAAGCATTTCACGCGGGCGGAGAAGATCAAGTTGATCGAGTCCGCAAATCCCAAGTGGCACGACCTGAGCGAGCAGTGGAAACGGAGGCCTCAGATCCTCCCGGCTCGCTTCGCTCGGCGGAAGGATGACATCTCCATGGGACTCGGATTTGTCATTGAGGATCGCCGTGGCGTTCGCATCCTCCGCCTGCACTCCGCCGACGGCACCAACCGGCTGACGGCGGCGGCCGTCATGTCGCTGACTAACGCCATACGCAGCCTGGCCGCCGAGCCGCGTCCCCTCATCCTCACCGGCAACCACAAGTTCTTTTCTGCGGGCGCGGACCTGGTCGAGATCGCCGCCCTCACCGGCGCCGCAGCCTTCGCTTTTGCGAGGATGGGCCAGGAATTGATGTCCGTCGTGGACCGCTTCCCCGCCCCGGTCATCGCCGCCGTCTGCGGCTACTGCATGGGTGGCGGCCTGGACCTGGCGCTGGCCTGTGACTACCGCATCGCGCATCCGCACGCCGTCTTCGGTCACCGCGGCGCGGCCCTGGGCCTGATCACCGGATGGGGCGGGACCCAGCGCCTGCCGCGGCTGGTGGGCAAAGGGCGCGCTCTCGAGATGCTCGTGGCCGCCGAAAAGGTCACGGCATCGCAGGCCCAGCGCATCGGTCTGGTGGAACAGATCGCCGACGATCCCGTGGCCGCTGCAATTGCGCGCGTGGCCCCGCTGATGTAG